Proteins encoded by one window of Pelmatolapia mariae isolate MD_Pm_ZW linkage group LG14, Pm_UMD_F_2, whole genome shotgun sequence:
- the gap43 gene encoding neuromodulin isoform X2, protein MLCCIRRTKPVEKNEEADQKIEQDGTTNKPEDKAHKAATKIQASFRGHITRKKMKDGEEEKEGDSPAAAEEATEGGEEAKKAEGEEAPAKQDEAAGEEAKKEEEETNQAKSPVADKPANSPAAAATATSPVAAAPAAASPTAAAAPSEPKKEEPKAEEKAEEKPKEVEAPAKSPTTATAEEKEEEKSEEKKEEARQADVPAAVSPTAEKEEPNQTKDAAEESKGEEATPADAEAEATESKDA, encoded by the exons ATGCTGTGCTGCATAAGAAGAACCAAACCG GTGGAGAAGAATGAGGAGGCGGACCAGAAGATTGAACAGGATGGCACCACCAACAAACCCGAGGACAAGGCCCACAAGGCTGCCACCAAAATACAGGCCAGCTTCCGTGGACATATAACTCGGAAAAAGATGAAAGAcggagaggaggagaaagagggtgacagtcctgctgctgcagaggaggcaacagagggaggagaggaggcaaAGAAAGCGGAGGGAGAAGAGGCACCTGCTAAGCAGGATGAAGCCGCAGGAGAAGAGGCtaagaaggaggaagaggagacaaACCAAGCCAAAAGCCCTGTGGCAGACAAGCCAGCTAACTCTCCAGCAGCTGCTGCCACAGCAACGTCTCCTGTAGCGGCTGCCCCGGCTGCTGCGTCTCCCACGGCTGCCGCAGCACCCTCtgaacccaagaaagaggagccAAAAGCGGAGGAGAAAGCTGAGGAGAAGCCCAAAGAGGTGGAGGCCCCAGCCAAGAGTCCCACCACGGCCACAGctgaagagaaggaggaggagaagagcgaagagaaaaaggaggaggCCAGACAAGCCGACGtgcctgctgctgtcagtccGACAGCTGAGAAGGAGGAGCCTAACCAAACAAAAG ATGCTGCAGAGGAGTCTAAAGGAGAGGAGGCCACCCCGGCAGATGCAGAGGCGGAGGCCACCGAGTCCAAGGATGCTTAA
- the gap43 gene encoding neuromodulin isoform X1, whose translation MLCCIRRTKPVEKNEEADQKIEQDGTTNKPEDKAHKAATKIQASFRGHITRKKMKDGEEEKEGDSPAAAEEATEGGEEAKKAEGEEAPAKQDEAAGEEAKKEEEETNQAKSPVADKPANSPAAAATATSPVAAAPAAASPTAAAAPSEPKKEEPKAEEKAEEKPKEVEAPAKSPTTATAEEKEEEKSEEKKEEARQADVPAAVSPTAEKEEPNQTKGKQDAAEESKGEEATPADAEAEATESKDA comes from the exons ATGCTGTGCTGCATAAGAAGAACCAAACCG GTGGAGAAGAATGAGGAGGCGGACCAGAAGATTGAACAGGATGGCACCACCAACAAACCCGAGGACAAGGCCCACAAGGCTGCCACCAAAATACAGGCCAGCTTCCGTGGACATATAACTCGGAAAAAGATGAAAGAcggagaggaggagaaagagggtgacagtcctgctgctgcagaggaggcaacagagggaggagaggaggcaaAGAAAGCGGAGGGAGAAGAGGCACCTGCTAAGCAGGATGAAGCCGCAGGAGAAGAGGCtaagaaggaggaagaggagacaaACCAAGCCAAAAGCCCTGTGGCAGACAAGCCAGCTAACTCTCCAGCAGCTGCTGCCACAGCAACGTCTCCTGTAGCGGCTGCCCCGGCTGCTGCGTCTCCCACGGCTGCCGCAGCACCCTCtgaacccaagaaagaggagccAAAAGCGGAGGAGAAAGCTGAGGAGAAGCCCAAAGAGGTGGAGGCCCCAGCCAAGAGTCCCACCACGGCCACAGctgaagagaaggaggaggagaagagcgaagagaaaaaggaggaggCCAGACAAGCCGACGtgcctgctgctgtcagtccGACAGCTGAGAAGGAGGAGCCTAACCAAACAAAAGGTAAACAAG ATGCTGCAGAGGAGTCTAAAGGAGAGGAGGCCACCCCGGCAGATGCAGAGGCGGAGGCCACCGAGTCCAAGGATGCTTAA